Proteins encoded by one window of Deinococcus radiodurans R1 = ATCC 13939 = DSM 20539:
- a CDS encoding peroxiredoxin, whose translation MTPRVGQPAPPFRARSDDGRLIDLAELRGRWVVLYFYPRAGTPGCSVEAQRFEEALPEFERLGAEVIGVSTDTEAQQARFRDRCGLSFPLLPDGDRAVAEAYGVLGGVGKLLGMTARQTFLIDPAGRLAFHWKRVNPLGHAAEVLQTLEQCQRTDPPTS comes from the coding sequence ATGACCCCCCGCGTCGGCCAGCCTGCCCCCCCTTTTCGTGCCCGCAGCGACGATGGCCGCCTGATCGACCTCGCGGAGCTACGAGGCCGCTGGGTTGTGCTGTACTTTTACCCGCGCGCCGGGACGCCGGGCTGCTCGGTAGAAGCTCAGCGCTTTGAGGAAGCTCTGCCTGAATTCGAGCGCCTGGGCGCCGAGGTTATCGGCGTGAGCACCGACACCGAGGCGCAGCAGGCCCGCTTTCGTGACCGCTGCGGTCTGTCGTTCCCGCTCTTGCCCGACGGGGACCGCGCGGTGGCCGAGGCTTATGGAGTGCTCGGCGGCGTAGGCAAACTGCTGGGGATGACGGCGCGTCAGACTTTTCTGATCGACCCGGCGGGCCGCCTCGCCTTTCACTGGAAACGCGTTAACCCGCTGGGCCACGCGGCGGAGGTCTTGCAGACCCTAGAACAGTGCCAGCGCACCGACCCGCCGACGAGCTGA